Proteins from a single region of Chryseobacterium scophthalmum:
- a CDS encoding TonB-dependent receptor: protein MKLIYSVLLILCGFAITNAQKTYTVEGTVQDFHDKTMLENAVVKIGDFTANTNKKGEFSFKNIPAGNYQLIAKHALCDDYTENVGVDRNLHLAITLEHHIGDIETVTIHGSHKTKGSVIMRTLDKTEIERNSTENLGNLLSKISGVTALKTGNNITKPVIRGLYGSRISILNNGVKMAEQEWGVEHAPNIDVNDFEHIDVIKGASALKYGNEGVGGVVVLEPAILPKKDTIMGSLKLSGISSGRGGEIAANVAKSWENQWFVKTGGSYRKTGDQYVPHHTLQNTGMEFNSFNFSFGKHSFLQGFDVSYSGINQEFGIYKGAHLSSPEDFYNAVNFGQPFYLDQFTHNIDNPKQKVEHHIAKLSAYKRFADFGKLTFQYSFQLNRRQEYDIRRGELSELPSMDLRLITHSASLVHLIERTNWSLESGISAAFQDNFPDPATKARRLIPDYYRYDGGAFSVFKYRFNSKLNVEAAARYDFSRYDAYKYYDSDKWNANYADIFPQFFVSESGSRTLTRPILDYHNFSANLGLDYKPIQNLEFKLNVSRADRSPNAAELFSDGLHHSAAVMEEGNLNIQKETVYNINLSLAGHFDVLKGLHIEANPYMMMSDNFVNQIPTSVLNTNRGVFPVWSYQQIKARIYGVDADAELSILDNLKWKSGFSILRGDDLSNNEPLILMMPAKLRNSIELNLNKPKNFYVTLENENTFKQNRFPIRNLPVTFIKDGVERNEIVDFSSTPAAFTLFNASVGADLFKNLNVNFRINNVFNVEYREYLNRLRYYMYEPGRNFVVTLKYNF from the coding sequence ATGAAATTGATATATAGTGTTCTGCTTATCCTTTGTGGATTTGCAATTACAAACGCACAGAAAACTTACACGGTAGAAGGAACTGTTCAGGATTTTCACGATAAAACCATGCTTGAAAATGCGGTGGTGAAAATTGGAGATTTTACAGCCAATACCAATAAAAAAGGTGAGTTTTCATTTAAAAATATTCCTGCAGGAAATTATCAGCTCATTGCTAAACATGCTCTGTGCGACGATTATACTGAAAATGTGGGAGTCGACAGAAATTTACACTTAGCAATCACGCTGGAACATCATATCGGTGATATAGAAACCGTGACCATTCACGGAAGTCACAAAACGAAAGGTTCTGTGATTATGAGAACGCTTGATAAAACGGAAATCGAAAGAAATTCTACAGAAAATCTGGGGAATTTATTATCGAAAATCTCTGGTGTTACCGCGTTGAAAACCGGTAATAATATTACAAAACCTGTAATCCGTGGGTTATATGGAAGCCGAATTTCTATCCTGAATAACGGTGTGAAAATGGCGGAACAGGAATGGGGAGTTGAGCACGCTCCAAATATCGATGTCAATGATTTTGAACACATTGATGTCATCAAAGGTGCATCTGCTTTGAAGTACGGAAATGAAGGAGTAGGCGGAGTTGTGGTTTTGGAACCGGCTATTTTACCAAAAAAAGATACCATTATGGGAAGCCTGAAACTTTCAGGAATTTCTAGTGGAAGAGGAGGTGAGATTGCTGCTAATGTTGCTAAATCTTGGGAAAACCAATGGTTTGTAAAAACCGGAGGGAGTTACAGAAAAACTGGCGATCAGTATGTTCCGCATCATACGCTGCAAAATACGGGAATGGAATTTAATTCTTTTAATTTCTCATTCGGGAAACATTCTTTTTTGCAGGGTTTTGATGTTTCTTATAGCGGAATTAACCAAGAATTCGGGATTTACAAAGGTGCGCATTTGTCGAGTCCCGAAGATTTTTATAATGCGGTGAATTTCGGGCAGCCTTTCTATCTTGATCAGTTTACACACAATATCGACAATCCGAAACAGAAAGTAGAGCATCATATTGCAAAACTTTCTGCTTACAAACGTTTTGCAGATTTTGGTAAGCTGACTTTTCAATACAGTTTTCAGTTAAACAGAAGACAGGAATATGATATCAGAAGGGGAGAATTGAGCGAATTGCCTTCAATGGATTTACGATTAATTACCCATTCTGCAAGTTTGGTGCATTTAATCGAGCGTACAAACTGGAGTTTAGAAAGCGGAATTTCTGCTGCTTTTCAGGATAATTTTCCTGATCCTGCAACAAAAGCAAGACGTTTGATTCCGGATTATTACAGGTATGATGGCGGAGCTTTTTCTGTTTTTAAATACCGTTTTAATTCAAAACTGAATGTTGAAGCTGCGGCAAGATATGATTTCAGCAGATATGATGCTTACAAATATTATGATTCTGATAAATGGAATGCCAATTATGCAGATATTTTCCCACAGTTTTTTGTGAGTGAATCAGGAAGCAGAACTTTAACCAGACCAATTTTAGATTATCATAATTTTTCGGCGAATTTAGGTTTAGATTATAAGCCGATTCAGAATCTTGAATTTAAGCTGAATGTATCCAGAGCAGATAGAAGTCCGAATGCCGCAGAACTGTTTTCAGATGGTTTGCATCATTCAGCGGCGGTGATGGAAGAAGGGAATTTAAACATTCAAAAAGAAACAGTTTATAATATTAATCTTTCATTGGCGGGTCATTTTGATGTGTTGAAAGGTCTTCATATCGAAGCCAATCCTTATATGATGATGTCTGATAATTTTGTGAACCAAATTCCAACGAGTGTTTTAAATACTAACCGAGGAGTTTTCCCGGTTTGGTCTTATCAGCAGATTAAAGCGAGAATTTACGGAGTTGATGCCGATGCAGAATTATCAATTTTAGATAATTTAAAATGGAAATCAGGATTCAGCATTTTGAGAGGTGACGATCTTTCGAATAATGAACCACTGATTTTGATGATGCCTGCAAAACTGAGAAATTCTATTGAGCTGAATCTGAATAAACCTAAGAATTTCTATGTTACTTTAGAAAACGAAAATACATTTAAGCAAAATCGTTTTCCGATAAGAAATTTACCGGTAACTTTTATTAAAGACGGAGTGGAAAGAAATGAAATCGTTGATTTTAGTTCTACACCTGCTGCGTTTACCTTATTTAATGCTTCTGTGGGAGCAGACTTATTTAAAAATCTGAATGTAAATTTCAGAATTAATAACGTATTTAATGTAGAGTATCGTGAATATCTGAACAGACTCAGATATTATATGTACGAGCCTGGAAGGAACTTCGTCGTGACTCTTAAATACAATTTCTAA
- a CDS encoding ABC-F family ATP-binding cassette domain-containing protein, protein MLSVQGLGLHHSGNYLFQNVNFTIKKDDKIGLVGKNGAGKSTLLKMLSGEITFYEGNVVPEGNITIGFLKQDLDFVKGRTVWNETMQAFEQINAWKEELEEINHQLTVRTDYESDSYTDLINRMTDLNDLLMHHDAYNLEGDIEKVLFGLGFKADDFQKITDEFSGGWRMRIELAKLLLQKNDLMLLDEPTNHLDMESIIWLENFLKDYPGGILLVSHDKQFMTAVCNRTFDVNNRKVDDYKANYSKYLIMREDRREKLIQAKKNQDAEIKQMEDNINKFRASATKASFAQSLIKKLDKIERIEVDNEDVSKFNIRFVQSQVPGKVIFEAENLGKSYGEKQIFDDVDFIVQRGDRIALLGQNGQGKTTLAKILSGDIKDYSGNWNLGHNVNIGYFAQNQEEVLTPNKTVQEEAEDAATEETRPRVRDLLGSFLFQGEAVNKKTKVLSGGERNRLALCKLLLRPFNTLIMDEPTNHLDIQSKEIIKLALQKFEGTLIVISHDREFLQGLCDKIYEFRDGKMKEFLGDINEYLEFRQKESIREISAEKAKLHGDEPKVEVKKVEEKPSTNNQQQSTIISKEQKSIQNKLKKVEEKISELETAIETFEATFTKENPSEETLEKYNKTKEELDLALQEWEHLGTQLD, encoded by the coding sequence ATGCTTTCGGTTCAGGGTTTAGGATTACATCATTCAGGTAATTATTTATTTCAAAACGTAAATTTCACCATCAAAAAGGATGATAAAATTGGTTTGGTTGGTAAAAACGGAGCGGGAAAATCTACGCTTCTGAAAATGCTTTCCGGCGAAATCACTTTCTATGAAGGAAACGTAGTTCCTGAAGGAAATATTACCATCGGATTTCTAAAACAGGATCTTGATTTTGTAAAAGGAAGAACCGTTTGGAATGAAACCATGCAGGCTTTTGAGCAAATTAATGCTTGGAAAGAAGAATTGGAAGAAATTAATCATCAATTGACGGTAAGAACCGATTACGAAAGCGATTCTTATACAGATCTGATTAACAGAATGACCGATCTGAATGACCTTTTGATGCACCATGATGCCTATAATTTGGAAGGTGATATCGAAAAAGTTTTATTCGGTTTAGGTTTTAAAGCAGATGATTTTCAAAAAATAACTGACGAGTTTTCCGGAGGTTGGAGAATGAGAATTGAATTGGCAAAATTGCTTCTTCAGAAAAACGATTTGATGCTTCTCGATGAGCCTACCAATCACTTGGATATGGAATCGATTATTTGGCTGGAAAATTTCTTGAAAGATTATCCGGGAGGAATTCTTCTGGTAAGTCACGATAAACAGTTTATGACTGCTGTTTGTAACCGTACTTTTGATGTAAACAACAGAAAAGTAGACGATTATAAAGCCAATTATTCTAAATATTTGATCATGCGTGAAGACCGTCGTGAAAAACTGATTCAGGCTAAAAAGAATCAGGATGCGGAAATCAAGCAGATGGAAGATAACATCAATAAATTCCGTGCAAGTGCGACTAAAGCGTCTTTTGCGCAGTCATTGATTAAAAAATTAGATAAAATAGAGCGTATTGAAGTTGATAACGAAGACGTTTCTAAATTCAATATCCGTTTCGTACAGTCGCAAGTTCCTGGAAAAGTTATTTTCGAAGCCGAAAATCTTGGGAAATCTTACGGTGAAAAACAGATTTTCGATGATGTAGATTTCATCGTTCAGCGAGGTGACAGAATTGCCCTTCTTGGACAAAACGGACAGGGAAAAACAACTTTAGCTAAAATTCTTTCAGGAGATATAAAAGATTATTCAGGAAACTGGAACTTAGGTCACAACGTAAATATTGGATATTTCGCTCAGAATCAGGAAGAAGTTTTAACTCCAAATAAAACCGTGCAGGAAGAAGCTGAAGATGCAGCAACTGAAGAAACAAGGCCTAGAGTAAGAGATTTACTTGGATCTTTCCTTTTCCAGGGTGAAGCGGTAAACAAAAAAACAAAAGTTCTTTCCGGAGGTGAAAGAAACCGTTTGGCGCTTTGTAAATTGCTTCTTCGTCCGTTCAACACGTTAATTATGGATGAGCCTACCAATCACTTGGATATTCAGTCTAAAGAGATTATCAAATTGGCTTTACAGAAGTTTGAAGGTACTTTAATTGTGATTTCTCACGATAGAGAATTTTTACAAGGTCTTTGTGATAAAATCTATGAATTCCGTGATGGTAAAATGAAAGAATTCTTAGGTGATATCAATGAATATCTTGAATTCAGACAGAAAGAATCAATCAGAGAAATTTCTGCCGAAAAAGCAAAGCTTCATGGTGATGAACCTAAAGTTGAAGTAAAAAAAGTTGAAGAAAAGCCATCAACTAATAATCAACAACAATCAACCATTATCAGCAAAGAACAGAAAAGTATTCAGAATAAATTAAAGAAAGTAGAAGAAAAAATTTCTGAACTGGAAACAGCAATCGAAACTTTTGAAGCTACGTTTACTAAAGAAAATCCTTCTGAAGAAACTTTAGAAAAATACAATAAAACCAAAGAAGAGCTCGATCTTGCATTACAGGAATGGGAACATTTGGGAACGCAATTGGATTAA
- a CDS encoding PI-PLC domain-containing protein has protein sequence MEYRNNEVVFASGTGSLVKGSFTVKDFSVTDGQDPDHHIRQGFSSYCGSDGKFNFSIGRKGSKKVAEWFSRQVNKNNTTFNHNPDDLNFAMLGTLVLEFQNNKIFTFNNIVLAQGHSAGSNNWWFGGTDCHNIGGNKVNTIVKSNKGSLNEFIFLRGGNSVNEISFSFGIMLNRWMESISSDKTLKQITIPGSHDAGMSELRNCAPLNFANHLVKTQYDSIGKQLENGSRYFDVRIDFDKDKLVTYHRTDGNGCSGEYFIDILNDVRNFLKNSPFEIAILKISHIRDYKDHKPSEIIPKINDVINNYTDILYKSNNPEINITQVKLGDLRGKMIVVFDYDDFINPAQGKCRYRDFGDGSYNLEVFDQYSDTNNYDKMKSNQLAKWDEFSKNNESKNSLFLLSWTLTPQGFTDFFDSIENMAKEANGKLPAVLKDEFVVKRHALPNIVYIDFLTNKISQSIVEFNF, from the coding sequence ATGGAATACAGAAATAATGAAGTTGTCTTTGCTTCTGGTACAGGCAGCTTGGTAAAAGGAAGTTTTACTGTAAAAGACTTCTCAGTTACAGATGGGCAAGATCCCGATCATCATATTCGTCAAGGATTTTCTTCGTATTGCGGAAGCGATGGAAAGTTTAATTTTTCTATCGGTAGAAAAGGTTCGAAAAAAGTTGCAGAATGGTTTTCAAGACAGGTCAATAAAAACAATACCACATTCAATCACAATCCTGATGATTTGAATTTCGCAATGTTGGGAACTTTGGTTTTAGAGTTTCAGAACAATAAAATTTTTACTTTTAATAATATCGTTTTAGCTCAAGGTCACAGCGCAGGAAGCAACAACTGGTGGTTTGGCGGTACAGATTGTCATAATATTGGCGGAAATAAAGTAAATACGATCGTAAAAAGCAATAAGGGTTCTCTGAATGAATTTATTTTTCTAAGAGGTGGAAATTCTGTAAATGAAATCAGTTTTTCGTTCGGAATAATGCTGAATAGATGGATGGAAAGTATTTCTTCTGACAAAACGCTGAAGCAGATTACCATTCCCGGAAGTCACGATGCTGGAATGTCTGAACTTAGAAACTGCGCTCCTTTGAATTTTGCAAATCACTTGGTGAAAACCCAATATGACTCAATCGGTAAGCAACTCGAAAACGGCTCAAGATATTTTGATGTAAGAATAGATTTCGACAAAGATAAACTTGTAACATATCACAGAACCGATGGCAATGGCTGTAGCGGCGAATATTTTATTGATATTTTGAATGATGTAAGAAATTTTCTCAAAAATTCTCCGTTTGAAATCGCAATTCTGAAAATTTCTCATATCCGGGATTATAAAGATCATAAGCCAAGCGAAATTATCCCTAAAATAAATGACGTTATCAATAATTACACCGATATTTTATATAAATCTAATAATCCTGAAATTAATATTACTCAGGTGAAATTGGGCGACTTAAGAGGTAAAATGATTGTTGTGTTTGATTATGATGATTTTATCAATCCGGCTCAGGGAAAATGTAGATATCGTGATTTTGGTGATGGAAGTTATAATCTGGAAGTTTTTGACCAATATTCAGATACTAATAATTATGATAAAATGAAGAGTAACCAACTGGCTAAATGGGACGAATTTTCTAAAAATAATGAAAGTAAAAACAGCTTATTCTTATTATCATGGACATTAACTCCACAAGGATTTACCGACTTTTTTGATTCTATAGAAAACATGGCTAAAGAAGCCAACGGAAAATTACCTGCAGTTTTAAAGGATGAATTTGTAGTAAAAAGACATGCTTTGCCCAATATTGTTTACATCGATTTTCTGACCAACAAAATTTCTCAAAGCATTGTAGAATTTAATTTTTAA
- a CDS encoding response regulator transcription factor, producing the protein MSDQIKIALVDDEQLILEGVKMLLSKEKNFSVTMMANNGNLFLENLETCAEEDFPDIALVDVQMQPMNGFELVEILKDKYPDLKIIILSSHYKTSVLGYMVKLGVSAFLPKNSDKKLFIEAISRVFENGIFFTNEDHEMLLSYMNNTSKKKSLFSMDHDLSEREKDVVKLICQEFTNHEIAEKLFISPRTVESHRQRAIEKIGAKNTVGIVIYAIVNNIYSPA; encoded by the coding sequence ATGAGTGACCAAATAAAAATTGCCTTGGTTGATGATGAACAGCTAATTCTCGAAGGAGTAAAAATGCTTTTGTCAAAAGAAAAAAACTTTTCGGTAACGATGATGGCAAATAATGGAAACCTTTTTCTCGAAAATCTTGAGACGTGTGCTGAAGAAGATTTCCCAGATATTGCCTTAGTTGATGTTCAGATGCAACCGATGAACGGTTTCGAATTGGTTGAAATTTTAAAAGATAAATATCCTGATTTAAAAATTATTATCCTTTCATCTCATTACAAAACATCGGTTTTAGGTTACATGGTCAAGTTGGGAGTTTCTGCTTTTCTTCCAAAAAATTCCGACAAAAAATTGTTTATAGAAGCCATATCAAGAGTTTTTGAAAATGGTATTTTCTTTACGAATGAAGACCATGAGATGCTTCTTTCTTACATGAATAATACTTCTAAGAAAAAATCATTGTTTAGTATGGATCATGATCTTTCCGAAAGAGAAAAAGATGTTGTGAAGCTGATTTGCCAGGAATTTACCAATCATGAAATCGCCGAAAAGCTTTTTATCAGTCCACGAACTGTAGAAAGTCACCGACAAAGAGCCATCGAAAAAATAGGCGCAAAAAATACGGTAGGAATTGTAATTTACGCTATCGTCAATAATATTTATTCTCCAGCTTAA
- a CDS encoding sensor histidine kinase — protein sequence MAYKTFVDRILKEKEAQNLAEIQHQKQLVLENTKVQEEERKRIAVSVHDDIGNRLNILSLWLNNLDIEDDSTSEVISGQISELIDSTRNISHSLYPVNLERLGLILYIEELITNLSARINISLHVSSEYDKKDVFVEVQIYRIIQEFTTNVIKHSSADKIDILIKDFNDFTGIVIFDNGQGFDYEKVKKGMGIKNIESRMQSMDAKFKWKSIINKGSRLIFKIQKNNE from the coding sequence TTGGCTTACAAAACTTTTGTAGATCGTATTTTAAAAGAAAAAGAAGCGCAGAATTTAGCTGAAATTCAGCATCAGAAACAGTTGGTTTTAGAAAACACCAAAGTACAGGAAGAAGAACGTAAAAGAATTGCGGTTTCGGTTCATGATGACATTGGCAACAGATTAAATATTCTTTCTTTATGGCTGAATAATCTAGATATTGAAGATGACTCAACATCAGAAGTTATTTCAGGCCAGATTTCAGAGTTAATTGATAGTACGAGAAATATTTCACATTCTCTTTATCCTGTAAACCTCGAAAGATTAGGTTTGATTTTATATATCGAAGAATTAATTACCAATTTATCGGCAAGAATTAATATTTCACTCCATGTTTCTTCAGAATATGATAAAAAAGATGTATTTGTAGAAGTTCAGATATATCGAATAATACAGGAGTTTACAACGAATGTGATTAAGCATTCAAGTGCAGACAAAATTGATATTCTCATCAAAGATTTTAACGATTTTACAGGAATTGTTATCTTTGATAACGGGCAGGGTTTTGATTATGAAAAGGTCAAAAAAGGAATGGGAATCAAAAATATAGAATCCAGAATGCAGTCGATGGATGCTAAATTCAAATGGAAAAGTATCATAAATAAAGGAAGCAGATTAATCTTTAAAATTCAGAAAAATAATGAGTGA
- a CDS encoding DUF5715 family protein: MRKYLFIIPLLFHHTFSSQQSKKTLPCYDLTEVLKVEPTPLYKPHLDASKSFNVKLLKTTATVQKYINNGKFHSIKKSGKGFKVQKLDYSRAWMVSKGKATLEKIGARFSKETKGHTFMVSSITRTLEDQCRLRRVNSNASLGISSHNYGNSFDISYVRFNGVLKNNPKMEAALEKVLKYYADAGRIYYIKEKQQSCFHVTVRNY, translated from the coding sequence ATGAGGAAGTATCTTTTTATAATCCCTTTACTTTTCCATCATACTTTTTCTAGTCAGCAATCCAAAAAAACGCTGCCTTGTTATGATCTTACGGAAGTTTTAAAAGTTGAGCCGACTCCGCTTTATAAACCCCATTTAGATGCTTCGAAAAGTTTTAATGTGAAACTTCTGAAAACCACAGCAACCGTTCAGAAATATATCAATAACGGGAAATTTCATTCCATCAAAAAATCAGGAAAAGGCTTTAAGGTTCAAAAATTAGATTACAGTAGAGCCTGGATGGTTTCTAAAGGAAAGGCAACTTTAGAAAAAATCGGCGCAAGATTCAGTAAAGAAACAAAAGGTCATACTTTCATGGTTTCATCGATTACCAGAACACTTGAAGATCAATGCAGGTTGAGAAGAGTAAATTCTAACGCAAGTTTAGGGATTAGTTCGCATAATTACGGTAATTCATTCGATATTTCTTATGTAAGATTTAATGGTGTTTTAAAGAATAACCCAAAAATGGAAGCTGCATTAGAAAAGGTGTTAAAATACTATGCGGATGCAGGGCGCATTTATTACATTAAAGAAAAACAACAGAGCTGTTTTCATGTGACGGTGAGAAACTATTAA
- the aqpZ gene encoding aquaporin Z, with protein MISKTSKFVAEMFGTMVLVLMGCGSAVIAGADGTTGVGLLGISFAFGLSVVAMAYAIGHISGCHINPAISIAMVAAGRMKMGEAISYVIAQIIGAIIGAGILYLIFTNHPGAEMKPWALGSNGWGTGYLDQYNTIAAFVAEFVFTFIFLMVILGSTSTKNINGGFAGLAIGFSLVLIHIVGIKITGVSVNPARSIGPAIFAGGEALSQLWLFILAPVLGGVFAAFTYNLLIEKPEAAK; from the coding sequence ATGATTTCAAAAACCTCAAAATTTGTTGCTGAAATGTTCGGCACCATGGTCTTAGTTTTAATGGGTTGCGGAAGCGCTGTAATTGCAGGAGCAGATGGAACCACAGGAGTAGGGCTTCTAGGAATTTCTTTCGCATTTGGCCTTAGTGTTGTTGCCATGGCTTATGCAATTGGTCACATTTCGGGATGCCACATTAATCCTGCAATTTCAATTGCGATGGTTGCAGCAGGAAGAATGAAAATGGGCGAAGCAATTAGCTATGTTATTGCTCAGATTATCGGAGCCATCATTGGAGCCGGAATTCTTTACCTGATTTTTACCAACCATCCCGGTGCAGAAATGAAACCGTGGGCTTTAGGATCTAATGGTTGGGGAACCGGATATCTTGATCAGTATAATACAATTGCAGCTTTTGTTGCTGAATTCGTTTTCACTTTTATCTTTTTGATGGTGATTTTAGGATCAACTTCTACAAAAAACATCAATGGTGGATTTGCAGGTTTAGCAATTGGTTTTTCTTTGGTTCTAATTCATATTGTTGGAATTAAAATAACCGGAGTTTCTGTAAACCCGGCAAGAAGTATTGGTCCCGCAATTTTTGCGGGTGGAGAAGCGCTTTCTCAATTATGGTTATTTATTTTAGCTCCCGTTTTAGGTGGGGTTTTCGCAGCATTCACTTACAATTTATTGATTGAAAAGCCTGAAGCGGCAAAATAG
- a CDS encoding LuxE/PaaK family acyltransferase codes for MENIFNIKTEHDFLAASLKTFRYQYDNIEVYRKFVDYLKINPEEVKSLDKIPFLPIEMFKNHQILDKNVSTELYFQSSGTTQMNLSKHFIADENIYQESIYKSFEQFIGKPEDFIFLGLLPSYLEKQNSSLIYMVDYLMKKSDKPENGYFLYNHEDLFKLLNELKDKNVILFGVSFALLDFLDFCKSNTQTLKYSNTLTVIETGGMKGRKEEMTKDELLKILQDGFKTDKIYSEYSMTELLSQAYSLGQNEYQCPNWMRVLMRNVEDPFSYEKEGKTGAINIIDLANIHSCSFIATQDLGKIVGDKFQVLGRIDHSDIRGCSLLVS; via the coding sequence TTGGAAAATATATTTAACATAAAGACGGAGCATGACTTTTTGGCTGCGTCACTCAAGACATTTCGTTATCAATATGATAATATAGAAGTGTATAGAAAGTTTGTTGACTATTTGAAAATCAATCCTGAAGAAGTTAAAAGTTTAGATAAAATTCCGTTTTTGCCGATTGAGATGTTTAAAAATCATCAGATTTTAGACAAGAATGTATCTACAGAATTATATTTTCAGAGTTCGGGAACAACTCAGATGAATTTGTCTAAGCATTTCATTGCTGATGAAAATATTTATCAGGAAAGTATTTATAAAAGTTTTGAACAGTTTATCGGAAAGCCGGAAGATTTTATTTTTCTTGGATTGTTGCCAAGTTATCTTGAAAAACAAAATTCTTCTTTAATCTATATGGTTGATTATTTAATGAAAAAATCCGATAAACCTGAAAACGGATATTTTCTTTACAATCATGAAGATTTATTTAAACTTTTAAATGAGTTAAAAGATAAAAATGTTATTCTCTTCGGTGTTTCATTTGCACTTTTAGATTTTTTGGATTTCTGCAAGTCAAACACTCAAACACTCAAATACTCAAACACTCTTACTGTGATCGAAACAGGCGGAATGAAGGGGCGAAAAGAGGAAATGACTAAAGATGAATTGCTGAAGATTTTGCAGGACGGTTTTAAAACCGATAAAATTTATTCGGAATATTCTATGACCGAGCTTCTTTCGCAAGCTTATTCTTTGGGACAAAATGAATATCAATGTCCAAACTGGATGCGTGTTTTAATGAGAAATGTAGAAGACCCATTCAGTTATGAAAAGGAAGGAAAAACCGGTGCCATTAATATTATTGATTTAGCTAATATTCATTCTTGCTCATTTATTGCTACTCAGGATTTAGGAAAAATTGTTGGCGATAAATTTCAGGTTTTGGGAAGAATTGACCATTCTGATATTCGTGGTTGCAGCTTGCTGGTAAGCTAA
- a CDS encoding UDP-2,3-diacylglucosamine diphosphatase, protein MIKTTINLEPGKKVYFASDQHFGAPNPKESKVREEKFIRWMNEIKEDAQVLFLMGDLFDFWHEWNHVIPKGYVRVLGKIAELKDHGIQVYFFVGNHDLWMKDYLEEEIGCTVFYKKQYFEIAGKQFLLAHGDGLGPGDKGYKRMKKVFTNPIAQWFFKWLHPDIAMKIALYMSQKNKMISGDEDKAFLGEDKEFLIIYSKKKLETENIDYFIYGHRHLPMVLDLGKNSKYINLGDWISYFTYGVFEHDFQLKTFEKQE, encoded by the coding sequence GTGATTAAAACAACCATTAATTTAGAGCCGGGAAAAAAAGTGTATTTTGCTTCGGATCAGCATTTTGGAGCTCCTAATCCTAAGGAGAGTAAAGTGCGTGAAGAAAAATTTATCCGATGGATGAATGAGATCAAAGAAGATGCTCAGGTTTTATTTTTGATGGGTGACTTATTTGATTTTTGGCACGAATGGAATCATGTAATTCCAAAAGGTTATGTACGTGTTCTAGGAAAAATTGCCGAATTAAAAGACCACGGTATTCAGGTTTATTTTTTTGTAGGAAACCACGATTTGTGGATGAAAGATTATCTTGAAGAAGAGATTGGCTGTACCGTTTTTTATAAAAAACAATATTTTGAAATTGCAGGAAAACAGTTTCTCTTAGCTCATGGGGACGGATTAGGACCAGGAGACAAAGGGTATAAAAGAATGAAAAAAGTCTTTACAAATCCTATTGCACAATGGTTTTTCAAATGGCTGCATCCCGACATTGCAATGAAGATTGCTTTGTATATGTCACAGAAAAATAAAATGATTTCTGGAGATGAAGACAAAGCCTTTTTAGGAGAAGATAAAGAGTTTTTGATTATTTATTCTAAAAAGAAGCTTGAAACAGAGAATATTGATTACTTTATTTACGGTCACCGACATTTGCCGATGGTTTTAGATTTAGGAAAAAATTCAAAATATATCAATCTGGGAGACTGGATTTCCTATTTCACCTATGGAGTTTTCGAGCACGATTTTCAACTGAAAACTTTTGAAAAACAGGAATAA
- a CDS encoding 6-pyruvoyl trahydropterin synthase family protein has product MIRITKIFTFETAHVLYNYDGKCKNMHGHSYKLFVTVKGKPINDLENPKNGMVVDFGDIKDIVKSEIVDVWDHAVLINGVSPHRELGEGLENQGHKVIYCTFQPTCENMLYAIAAKVKSKLPEGISLAYLKLHETENSYGEWFAEDN; this is encoded by the coding sequence ATGATACGTATTACAAAAATTTTTACATTCGAAACTGCTCATGTTTTATACAATTATGACGGGAAATGTAAAAATATGCACGGACATTCCTATAAACTTTTCGTTACAGTAAAAGGAAAACCGATAAATGATCTTGAAAATCCTAAAAACGGAATGGTGGTAGATTTTGGCGATATTAAAGATATTGTAAAATCTGAAATTGTTGATGTTTGGGATCATGCTGTTTTGATTAACGGAGTTTCTCCGCATAGAGAATTGGGAGAAGGTTTGGAAAATCAGGGTCATAAAGTGATCTACTGTACTTTTCAGCCGACTTGCGAAAATATGTTGTACGCCATTGCTGCAAAAGTAAAATCAAAACTTCCGGAAGGAATTTCTTTAGCTTATCTTAAACTTCACGAAACCGAAAACTCTTACGGAGAATGGTTTGCAGAGGATAATTAA